From a region of the Calypte anna isolate BGI_N300 chromosome 4, bCalAnn1_v1.p, whole genome shotgun sequence genome:
- the NOX1 gene encoding NADPH oxidase 1 isoform X2: protein MSPQRDWFQGWRMGQPTPVSWKVAFETSRHFLKGFSGESPQGVVPRAGAAAPAASSIKRWSDSSRQTDSSWTELGHWTMGNWLVNHWFSAAVLAAWLGINIFLFTYYFLFFDQDEQYFYTRAILGPALAWARASAKCLNFNSMLILLPVCRNLLSFLRGTCSCCRRTLRKQLDHNLTFHKLVAYALALLTAVHTIAHLFNLERYNQSQQATDRSLPAVLSKMHLQDNKWLNPIHSNHTTVEYVTFTTIPGLTGVIITLALILMVTSSTEFIRRNYFEVFCGLVRGQTEKSMAEVHPHRCALNLTQRDQNCSHDCCKDPEFGSIPAESWKWVLAPILLYIFERILRVWRSWQKVVVTKVVMHPSRVLELQMNKRGFSMEVGQYIFVNCPSISLLEWHPFTLTSAPEEDFFSIHIRAAGDWTESLIDTFQQQKPEMPRIKVDGPFGTASEDVFQYEVAMLVGAGIGVTPFASILKSIWYKFQQADQTLKTKKIYFYWLCRDTGAFAWFNDLLASLEQKMAESGKADFLTYRLFLTGWDTSIVNNVALHFDTATDTVTGLRHKTIFGRPMWNSEFAAVAEAHPRSVVGVFLCGPAALAKSLQRSCQQHSSLDPRKVKFYFNKENF from the exons ATGAGCCCACAACGGGACTGGTTTCAGGGCTGGCGGATGGGCCAGCCCACCCCGGTTTCCTGGAAGGTGGCCTTTGAAACCTCCCGGCATTTCCTGAAAGGCTTCTCGGGGGAAAGTCCCCAGGGTGTCGTTCCCCGGGCCGGGGCTGCTGCGCCGGCTGCCTCCTCCATAAAACGGTGGTCAGacagcagcagacagacagacagcagctGGACAGAACTGGGACATTGGACTATGGGCAACTGGCTGGTCAACCACTGGTTCTCGGCCGCTGTCCTG gcagcctggctgggcATCAACATCTTCCTCTTCACCTACTATTTTCTGTTCTTCGACCAGGACGAGCAATACTTCTACACCAGAGCCATCCTTGGG cctGCCTTAGCATGGGCACGAGCATCAGCCAAGTGCCTCAACTTCAACAGCATGCTGATCCTGCTGCCTGTCTGCCGCaacctcctctccttcctccgTGGGACCTGCTCG TGCTGCCGGCGGACGCTGCGGAAGCAGCTGGACCACAACCTCACCTTCCACAAGCTGGTAGCCTATGCCCTGGCCCTGCTCACAG CTGTGCACACCATCGCCCACCTCTTCAACCTGGAGCGCTACAACCAGAGCCAACAAGCCACCGACCGTAGCCTCCCTGCTGTCCTCTCCAAGATGCACCTGCAGGACAACAAGTGGCTGAACCCCATCCATTCCAACCACACT ACCGTCGAGTACGTGACCTTCACCACCATCCCTGGGCTGACAGGGGTGATCATCACGCTGGCACTGATCCTCATGGTCACGTCCTCCACCGAGTTCATCCGTAGAAACTACTTTGAGGTCTTCTG cGGGCTGGTGCGTGGGCAGACAGAGAAGAGCATGGCAGAGGTGCATCCCCATCGCTGTGCCCTCAACCTCACACAGAGGGACCAGAACTGCAGCCATGACTGCTGCAAAGACCCTGAGTTCGGGAGCATCCCTGCTGAG tCCTGGAAGTGGGTCCTGGCCCCCATCCTCCTCTACATCTTCGAGCGGATCCTTCGGGTCTGGCGTTCATGGCAGAAGGTGGTTGTCACCAAG GTGGTCATGCACCCTTCCCGCgtgctggagctgcagatgaACAAGAGGGGCTTCAGTATGGAGGTGGGGCAGTACATCTTTGTCAACTGCCCCAGCATCTCCTTGCTGGAGTGGCACCCCTTCACCCTCACCTCGGCACCCGAGGAGGACTTCTTCTCCATCCATATCCGGGCAGCTGGGGACTGGACAGAGAGTCTCATTGACAccttccagcagcagaagccagAAATGCCCAG GATCAAGGTGGATGGCCCCTTTGGGACAGCCAGTGAAGATGTGTTCCAGTATGAGGTGGCCATGCTGGTGGGAGCAGGCATTGGAGTCACCCCCTTTGCCTCCATCCTGAAGTCCATCTGGTACAAGTTCCAGCAGGCTGACCAGACCCTCAAGACCAAGAAG aTCTACTTCTACTGGCTCTGCCGGGACACTGGAGCCTTTGCCTGGTTCAATGACCTGCTTGCTTCCCTGGAGCAGAAGATGGCTGAGTCAGGCAAGGCAGACTTCCTCACCTACAGGCTCTTCCTCACCGGCTGGGACACCAGCATT GTCAACAACGTGGCACTCCACTTTGACACTGCTACAGACACAGTCACAGGTCTCAGGCACAAAACCATCTTTGGGAGGCCCATGTGGAACAGCGAGTTTGCAGCGGTGGCTGAAGCTCACCCCAG GTCAGTGGTTGGTGTGTTCCTCTGCGGGCCAGCAGCCTTGGCAAAGAGCCTGCAGAGATCTTGCCAGCAGCACTCCAGCCTGGACCCCAGGAAAGTCAAATTCTACTTCAACAAGGAGAACTTCTAA
- the NOX1 gene encoding NADPH oxidase 1 isoform X1, which yields MSPQRDWFQGWRMGQPTPVSWKVAFETSRHFLKGFSGESPQGVVPRAGAAAPAASSIKRWSDSSRQTDSSWTELGHWTMGNWLVNHWFSAAVLAAWLGINIFLFTYYFLFFDQDEQYFYTRAILGPALAWARASAKCLNFNSMLILLPVCRNLLSFLRGTCSCCRRTLRKQLDHNLTFHKLVAYALALLTAVHTIAHLFNLERYNQSQQATDRSLPAVLSKMHLQDNKWLNPIHSNHTTVEYVTFTTIPGLTGVIITLALILMVTSSTEFIRRNYFEVFWYTHHLFIIYFAGLLFHGIAGLVRGQTEKSMAEVHPHRCALNLTQRDQNCSHDCCKDPEFGSIPAESWKWVLAPILLYIFERILRVWRSWQKVVVTKVVMHPSRVLELQMNKRGFSMEVGQYIFVNCPSISLLEWHPFTLTSAPEEDFFSIHIRAAGDWTESLIDTFQQQKPEMPRIKVDGPFGTASEDVFQYEVAMLVGAGIGVTPFASILKSIWYKFQQADQTLKTKKIYFYWLCRDTGAFAWFNDLLASLEQKMAESGKADFLTYRLFLTGWDTSIVNNVALHFDTATDTVTGLRHKTIFGRPMWNSEFAAVAEAHPRSVVGVFLCGPAALAKSLQRSCQQHSSLDPRKVKFYFNKENF from the exons ATGAGCCCACAACGGGACTGGTTTCAGGGCTGGCGGATGGGCCAGCCCACCCCGGTTTCCTGGAAGGTGGCCTTTGAAACCTCCCGGCATTTCCTGAAAGGCTTCTCGGGGGAAAGTCCCCAGGGTGTCGTTCCCCGGGCCGGGGCTGCTGCGCCGGCTGCCTCCTCCATAAAACGGTGGTCAGacagcagcagacagacagacagcagctGGACAGAACTGGGACATTGGACTATGGGCAACTGGCTGGTCAACCACTGGTTCTCGGCCGCTGTCCTG gcagcctggctgggcATCAACATCTTCCTCTTCACCTACTATTTTCTGTTCTTCGACCAGGACGAGCAATACTTCTACACCAGAGCCATCCTTGGG cctGCCTTAGCATGGGCACGAGCATCAGCCAAGTGCCTCAACTTCAACAGCATGCTGATCCTGCTGCCTGTCTGCCGCaacctcctctccttcctccgTGGGACCTGCTCG TGCTGCCGGCGGACGCTGCGGAAGCAGCTGGACCACAACCTCACCTTCCACAAGCTGGTAGCCTATGCCCTGGCCCTGCTCACAG CTGTGCACACCATCGCCCACCTCTTCAACCTGGAGCGCTACAACCAGAGCCAACAAGCCACCGACCGTAGCCTCCCTGCTGTCCTCTCCAAGATGCACCTGCAGGACAACAAGTGGCTGAACCCCATCCATTCCAACCACACT ACCGTCGAGTACGTGACCTTCACCACCATCCCTGGGCTGACAGGGGTGATCATCACGCTGGCACTGATCCTCATGGTCACGTCCTCCACCGAGTTCATCCGTAGAAACTACTTTGAGGTCTTCTGGTACACACACCACCTTTTCATCATCTATTTTGCCGGTCTCCTCTTCCATGGCATCGC cGGGCTGGTGCGTGGGCAGACAGAGAAGAGCATGGCAGAGGTGCATCCCCATCGCTGTGCCCTCAACCTCACACAGAGGGACCAGAACTGCAGCCATGACTGCTGCAAAGACCCTGAGTTCGGGAGCATCCCTGCTGAG tCCTGGAAGTGGGTCCTGGCCCCCATCCTCCTCTACATCTTCGAGCGGATCCTTCGGGTCTGGCGTTCATGGCAGAAGGTGGTTGTCACCAAG GTGGTCATGCACCCTTCCCGCgtgctggagctgcagatgaACAAGAGGGGCTTCAGTATGGAGGTGGGGCAGTACATCTTTGTCAACTGCCCCAGCATCTCCTTGCTGGAGTGGCACCCCTTCACCCTCACCTCGGCACCCGAGGAGGACTTCTTCTCCATCCATATCCGGGCAGCTGGGGACTGGACAGAGAGTCTCATTGACAccttccagcagcagaagccagAAATGCCCAG GATCAAGGTGGATGGCCCCTTTGGGACAGCCAGTGAAGATGTGTTCCAGTATGAGGTGGCCATGCTGGTGGGAGCAGGCATTGGAGTCACCCCCTTTGCCTCCATCCTGAAGTCCATCTGGTACAAGTTCCAGCAGGCTGACCAGACCCTCAAGACCAAGAAG aTCTACTTCTACTGGCTCTGCCGGGACACTGGAGCCTTTGCCTGGTTCAATGACCTGCTTGCTTCCCTGGAGCAGAAGATGGCTGAGTCAGGCAAGGCAGACTTCCTCACCTACAGGCTCTTCCTCACCGGCTGGGACACCAGCATT GTCAACAACGTGGCACTCCACTTTGACACTGCTACAGACACAGTCACAGGTCTCAGGCACAAAACCATCTTTGGGAGGCCCATGTGGAACAGCGAGTTTGCAGCGGTGGCTGAAGCTCACCCCAG GTCAGTGGTTGGTGTGTTCCTCTGCGGGCCAGCAGCCTTGGCAAAGAGCCTGCAGAGATCTTGCCAGCAGCACTCCAGCCTGGACCCCAGGAAAGTCAAATTCTACTTCAACAAGGAGAACTTCTAA